From the genome of Treponema denticola:
TCGGAAGAAAAGAACTGGCTTTGTGGCTCCTGAAATACGCTGCCTATAAATTTGCCCCTCTCCCATAATGGGGTAGAAGACATATCTTTCCCGCCGATAAATATATTTCCTGAAAGCGCTCCGCTGTAATAGCCCGGTGCTAATCCGTTTAAAAGGCGCAATATTGTCGTTTTTCCGCCGCCCGACGGCCCGGTTAGAACCGTACATTCGCCTTCGTTAATTGTAAGGTTTATGTTTGATACACCTCTTTCACTGTTTTCATAATGAAAACTTACATTTTCCATCCGTATCATTAAGCAAGACTCCTTACCATGATAACCGCAGCTGTAGTAGTACTCCACACGATAACAGCGATATAGTCGAAAGTCCGCATCTTTTTTCCGTAATAGCTGCTCCTTTTTACCGGACACTGAATACCCCGCACAACAGCCGAGACTGCGAGTTGATCGGCAATTTGAATGCAGCGTAAAAGCAGAGGAATCAGCACATATTTTCCCGTTTCTAAGGGATGAGTTAGGATGCGGGCCGGTTCCAAAAGGCCTTTGGTTTTCATTGAAAGGCGGAGCTTTTTTACTTCCGCTTTCATCACCGGTATAAAACGGAAAATAACGAGCAGTCCTAAAATAACGGATACCGGCATTCCGATACGGGAAAGGAAAGCTGCAATCTCTCCGGGCGGCGTTGTTATCACATCCCATCCTATAAGCATAACAGGTAAGAGGTTCCAGCATAAAAAAATATAGAATTCCGGTATGATGATTGTTCTAATGCCATATC
Proteins encoded in this window:
- a CDS encoding energy-coupling factor transporter transmembrane component T, translated to MKKVSKDFTAPVKLWTLLCVIVSSFFIADYRINGILSLIGLLYLAVQCKWRLLISFSLFYALLLLLLIGIRRYGIRTIIIPEFYIFLCWNLLPVMLIGWDVITTPPGEIAAFLSRIGMPVSVILGLLVIFRFIPVMKAEVKKLRLSMKTKGLLEPARILTHPLETGKYVLIPLLLRCIQIADQLAVSAVVRGIQCPVKRSSYYGKKMRTFDYIAVIVWSTTTAAVIMVRSLA